The nucleotide sequence TTATCCCCCCTGTCCATTTCATTTTGGGTCTGTCCTCTTTTGTCTGGTATCCATCTGTTTAGATTAAGCACAGTACTTATATGTGTATTCACACATACAGGTGTATGAGTATGATACATCTATGTATGTttgtaatgcaatttttttttaatcaaatttaattaaaaaagatttaaaatgtAAATAACCCACAATATTCTGGAATTTAAAGGACATTTTAAGTTTCCTTAACATAATTACTGTACCTAAAACATCTCTAgtaatttgtttcatttttaacTACTGCTGCAGGTGTAGCTGGTGACAAAGGAGGAAAAGGAGACAAAGgagaaaagggtaaaaaaatcatCAAACAAAATATAGTTTATAGAGACATGTAAGCAAATCTAATGTCAATATGACTGAGTGAATTTTTCGTACATTGTAAGGAATGCCATGCACAATGCCACACTGCCGTTGATTGTTTACCTTAGTTAGTAAAGTGCATGTACATGGGCAGAAGATGAGCCAAAAGGGTTAAGCAAGGTGCAGAGTCGGAAAGCAAGCCAGAGGTCAAGAACTGGAGGGGTCAAGATCAGGTGTAGTCAGAAGGCAAAACTGGGTATAGCACAGGGACAAGCAGCAATGATTCTGCATGCAGAAGCTAGTAGAGAGGAAGCATTTGAAGATTTAAATAGTAGTGCACAGAATAGAGCAGGAGGGTGTCCAGAGTAGTTTGAGGGAATAAGGTCCAGGGGGCAGGTAGTAAGTTGAGCATCAGAGGAAAGTTTAGTAACCTCTTCTGTAGTGGCAAGGTATTGAGAAGAGTGAATGTGGTGGTAGACATGGTATGTTAATTGGCCAAGATATCTGGTCAATGGAAATCTCATCAAGAATTGCATCTATCCTGTTTTTGAAATGATTGGCAGTGAGCAGCGAATTAGTTAGTTGGTGGTGGCAGTAGATGGCAAGAAAAGGTATAAACAAGTTGACAAGGACTGGACAAAAAGGTGTTCATAAGAGTGGAGAAATAATAAATCTGTTTGGCTTTATACAAGTGACCTAGCTTAGGTGTGTACTTCTAAGTACTGACGACCTAATGTGTCTCTTTCCAAAAGGAGAAAAGGGGGATTCGGGAAGAACGGACAACATCATTGGTAAGTcagatgtactgtatgtataaaaaaaaaaaaaacatttgcactcAAAAGTTGGGAAACTTCACATAACCTCAGACTCATGACAATTCAGACTCAGGTAAAGTAAAGCTAAATAaaatgatgaatacattttttttcgcaAGTAAGcttttacatttataaaaaaaatgtactgtatattttgttCAACTTAtaggagattttagtgattgggttcagATCTTTAACTGTCactataattatatttttttgtagcaAGAGACTGCAAAGAGCTGCTATATCAAGGACAGGTCCTCAGTGACTGGTACACCATATACCCAGATGGCAACACTGGACTGAAGGTGCTGTGTGACATGCACACCGATGGAGGAGGCTGGCTTGTAAGTATCACAAAAGGTACATGAATTGGGCGCAAGCACCAAGTGTTGGTGCGGACATTAAtaactcttcaagaaggacccctaggacaagAAAGGTGAACAGTAAGgcaacggcaggcccaaatctaaaccagcagctccttctggggtagtaggggaaagagaccgccgctccagatgagtgcACCTCGGTGGTGAGTATGGAATCAGAAAAATccggtgggtgcaggcaatgcacgaagcataaatggaagcaaaaagatatggacagccgcacttcgataaatgtaaaaaacaataaaagccttcaATCCagcaaaaaaacactgcacaaacagagaaacagcaaacggtgggataatatagctgacgcgtttcacatcattatacaatgcttagtcatagctattttgaaatgtttacgtcgtttgcttaagtcattcgcgaatacggctgtataCGGCCCAGAGAGCTTTGAAACTCTTATGGAAACTGCATTGCTGAAAgtagataaagaaataaaaaaaaaataaaaggataaaGAAATTGGGGTACCTAGCATTCGAAAAGAAGAATCACAAAGTATTAGaggcattaaagcggtggttcaccctaaaatccactttctgtcactagatccagcatactgctgacatctgcagtatgctggattttttttttgtacttatcgttttatccgtatgtctgctccggctccgagcggtgtatccttccgggtataggcgttcctaagtaaagcgcagttgattgacgggcttggatagcgcgtcacaccttccggaaatagccgacgtgactctcggcaatttacggcgcctgcgcagtcagctctacacggcaggcgcaggcgccgtatagcgccgtaagcagccgagagtcacgtcggctatttccggaaggtgtgacgagctatccaagcccgtcaatcaactgcgctttacttaggaacgcccattcccagacggattccccgctcgagccggagcagacatacggataaaacgataagtacaaaaaaaagaaaaaaaaatccagcatactgcagatgtcagcagtatgctggatctagtgacagaaagtggattttagggtgaaccaccgctttaaggtgccAAATAATGCCAGAATAATATGAAGTACAAACAAATGAATGGGAACACTGGTTAGAATACTATTGTAATGTAATCCAATAAACGCCTGAAAGTAGGCTTCCCAGCACAAGTGCAACCCAATCCTTGGAGtaagactgtaggtttgttccagGCCTGGGCAATGGTTCTCTTGGCTGATAGAAACAAGTaagggcgcgtacacacgatcggtcaaaaccgatgaaaacggactgaaggaccgttttcatcggtccaaaccgatcgtgtgtaggccccataggtcagttatccttcggtcaaaaaaatgagaacttgcttaaaaatgtaaccgatggatggacgcctaaccgataggtcaaaaccgatcgttagcatgcaaaagcatcggttaaaaaccagcgcatgctcagaataaagtcgacgcatgcttggaagcattgaacttcgtttttttcagcacgtcgttgcgttctgacacgatcgtttttttaaccgatggtgtgtaggcacatcagaccatcagtcagcttcatcggttaaccgatgagcgGCCTAAGATGTCAATTTCTGTTGGTGGGCATATAGGCCCGGGATGGTACAATGCAGTAAAACTTATTTAATGTAGCACTACTCCCACAAGGGCTGCTGGTAACTGTTTCCCCTATGGCTGCACAACCATTTTCCACCTGCATCCGGACACAATAAATCAATCCCtgtgcttgtttttgttgttttttttagagataacaacttggatggggtaaaggGATTATGGGATGCCAAACTTTACTAAAACAACAGATGGGAACAACTTCCTTCCTAtgtaaagcaggaacaaagattgtctctgtacagccgcactctgaataaattgtagcctttattaaaagaaggatagcactacaagtcacagcaaaataaaataaaacatgactGCTGACACGtatcgcactgaaactagtgcttagtcataggtaAAAAAttgtctgggttcccacctggagcagcTACTCCCTTTTCCTTCCTATGTAGTCTTTAAAGCGGGagatcaccctaaaaaaaatgtttaaccttagattgatgctcattttgtcaaggggaatcggctagttttttttaaatcgaagctgtacttaccattttagagagcgatcttctccgccgcttccgggtatggtcttcgggactgggcgttccttcttgattgacagtcttctgacaggcttccgacggtcgcatctatcccgtcatgagtagccgaaagaagccgaacgtcggtgcggctctatacggcgcctgcgcaccgacgttcggctactttgggaaatcgtgacgcgatagatgcgaccgtcggaagcctgacggaagactgtcaatcaagaaggaatgcccagtcccgcagcccaaacccggaagcggcggagaagatcgctctctaaaacggtaagtacagcttcgatttaaaaaaaacaagccgattcccctagacaaaatgagcatcaatctaaggttaaaaatggtcatttccgggtgaacctccactttaaggatctgGCAGTCTTTAAGGATCAGTggcaaaactgcatgcaggagtaTATCTCCTCTGTAGAACTGCTTCCAGCTCCACTTCTTGAAGGTACCCCACTTaggccaccgacagcctccttAGCACTCCATCTTTCACCCGACTCCCCTGCTGGCATGGTTCCGCCACATTTAAGGGCTGACCTAGCCCAGGCTTCCTCAGGGCCCAAGTCGTGAAAGGCTGGTGAAGTAAATTGTATTGTTTGGTGGCTTTTCAGTCTTGACAAGAAAAATAACTAAGAATTCATTTTCTAATTCAGGTCTTTCAGAAACGTAAGGATGGCTCAGTAGATTTCGACCGCAAGTGGAATTCCTACAAGGCTGGGTTTGGAAGCCGTCTGAGTGAATTCTGGTTGGGCAATGACAATCTTAATGCGCTGACATCCACAGGTAATGGGGCCACCAGTGGATTTTCAGCTGAGGCACAGTGCCACGCCAAAGCTAGTAGCATCCAAAATGCTTGTGTAAGCCCTGTACATGAAGCTTAAAAGAAATTAGTCAAGTCAgctttgctgcaatattcacttTCAGTATAGAAATTTCTctgcattactttttttctgTCCTCAGTCAACTCACTttctctgagcccaggtcatcctggACAATTACCCAGCCTATGACTGGATAGTAAAGGTAGAAAACTCACAGTGGTGAGCTCATCTCTAGTAATCCTTTatattactggctgcttcctgtatatggattcatcgggtagtgtgcgggtattccgtcacttcctcgaggccgcaatgtctcctgggagcttttgtcattgttcccaggagacattgcggaggtctgcagcgagttatcgcaggatttcgtaattatgcatatgagcgtatcattttttatttttttggtaggggagtggatcttgggtgggagttcccacacttttttccccaggacttgacccctgagtatTTCATCCACTCAGGCTCAATAAACAGTCCAAGTGTGTCTTTTTGAAGTTTATTGTTAATTAACTGGTAACTTGGGAGGGCAGTGGGGTATAGCAGTGTTTTTCtccacctcagtcctcaagtatccccaacgggccatgttttaggaacttcccttagataaaatagctcttatcaatatCATGTCCTtaatattgatttaaagcagatGTGCAAagcaaaggaaaacctgaaaacctggcccgttgggggtactttaggattgaggttgagaaccactggagtATAGGATACTCCAAAAGCTTGATGCACAAACTGCAGAGGACTCTTCCCTATCTCTATGAAGCAGCAATATAGTCATTCATTCCCAGCTGAGGAAAGGAAGATTTCTGGACACATGTAGCagaattaggctgggttcacactactacactactttcatcctactttgctctgctacattggtcctacatttatcctacattggtcctacatccatcctactttcatgaacaggatactactttggtccgacttcaatgatattcaatgggcctgaagtaggatcaatgtaggaccaaaagtagtacagggagcattttcaaagtcggaccgacttgtgtaggaccaatgtaggacactacaagacgctctcatagggaaacattgaacaccgagcaaagtaggatgaaagtagtgtagtagtgtgaacccagccttaggctgggttcacactactacactactttcatcctactttgctctgtgttcaatgtttccctatgagagcgtcttgtagcgtcctacacaagtcggtccgtttttgaaaatgctccctgtactacttttggtcctacattgatcctacttcaggcccattgaatatcattgaagtcggaccaaagtagtatcctgttcatgaaagtaggatggatgtaggaccaatgtaggataaatgtaggaccaatgtagcagagcaaagtaggatgaaagtagtgtagtagtgtgaacccagccatagGCTGAAGTAGTCTTGATTATTGCAGATGGGGACCACAAGACACTGCAGCACAGGAGTTTGGCTCTGATCAGTCCAGAGATGAAACCCCCAGCAGAGTAGTCCAGCTTCCATTCCAAGAAGAGTGGCCCACGAACAAGCAATCCCCCTTCCCTTGAGCATGTGGATCCATCCCTACAGGAAGAAAAAGACAAGAACTCTCAGGGTTCCAGACTATTTAACAGTGAACCCCCTCAGGGATTGGCTAGGCCCTACTAAATATTCCTGACAGGGATTTGAATCCTCCCATCCTAATCTCTTGAAGCTTCTTCtagtgacaggagaggggagtaatcaaactcccagcctgtgaaACCCTGGACAGACTATACTGAACAATTACTGCTTCTGTGACTACAGCAGAAACCAAAACACCTAACAGCCTAGTAGCTAGGAGGGTGCTAAATCAGATTTACCCTTGGTTCGCTCCTATGCGTTTTttagtgtgttttgcagaaacgcactacagtccatttaacatggtctcCTAATGATCTAGTTTTACATCTTGGCGTTTTTTGGAAAGGGCCAGCGACATTTTTCCTGCAGCAGattgcgttttgcatgtaataaacTTCAATGGACCCACGTCCATGCGTTTTTGAAgtgttttgctctttttttttttactaataggaAAGTACGACCGTTCTGTTCATGTATTGTGACGTTAATGcgactttacactctctggcactcaagtagcatcaaagtagtgcaggagccTCTATGTGTCCAAAGTCTCATTTTAAgattagggttaagggctagggcTAAATGTTAGGgtttagggctagggttagggttaagggctagagTTGTAATGAAATGTTAGGGTTAGGATTTAAGGGCTAGGGTTAAagctagagttagggttagggttaatatTTTAGTTAGGGTTAGGCTTAGTGGTCTTTTCAGATTCAACCCAAGACAGGATTACCTAGTTtctagcaggggcggactgaccataggGCAGTTTGTGCACGGACCGAGGGCCCGTGACcattagggggccccatgatcgcGTCCCCttcgatctacccgtcaatcaCAACTAGCTGACGGGTAGATCGGGTCCCGAAGCGCTGCGCTTCCTGTTAGGGCTGCAGTGTAAACAGACCTCTTGCGATGCGCTACTCCGGccggctcctccccccccttccgtCCACCCAGGTGCTTCTATTTGCCATCACCTCGgacggacgagaagagaggaggggccggccGGAGGTGCGCATCATGAGAGGTATGTTtacagccgcttcccgcgctactCTGCATCTAGGGCTGCTGCTGCTCTGCTGTCTGTCCTGTGTCCCTATACAGTAACCCTGCCAGTGCCTAGCATTCTGAACACTGCTCCATGCCCAGTATGCCCTAGAGTCTGCCCATACCCTGCACTCTCCCTGcccataccctgcactctctctgcccccataccctgcactctctctgcccccataacctgcactctctctgcccccataccctgcactctctctgaccccataccctgcactctgtctgccccataccctgctgtgtaccctgtgccctgctctgtgaccccatgccctgatgtctgccccatgccctgctctttgcccccatGCCATGCTGTCTACCctatgccctgctctgtgccccatgcccagctatctgccCCCATGCCCCTAGGCCCTGCTCCATGCCCCTaggccctgctgtgtgcccccatGATATGTGTGGGTGTAGCTTGAGTGTGGGCAAGGATACAGAGGGCCCCATGATTtcctgttgcccgggggccccatgagttgtcagtccgcccctggtttctAGTTTCTCCTGCCAAATGCCCCCTCCATTTCTTGTGCAGCTTCATGTTTCATGTGAGGTCAGTTTTAAGGATGAATAATCCCAAGCTAACATTTTATACACTACATTCCAGTAAATAAAGGTAACCCAGTAAAACAATACAATATGTAAATAGAGATGCTCCCCTATAATGGCTTTAGCCaaatctatcatttttttttttttaacaggtaccTGGGAACTTCGCCTTGATTTTCAAGACTTTGACAGCAAATGGTATTTTGCTAAGTACGCCTCCTTCAGCATTCTTGGAGAGTCTGAAAAATTCAGATTATCTTTGGGAAGCTTTACAGAAGGAGATGCAGGTAAAAGACACATCACCAACGTGACAGACTGACTAACCTAATTGTGATTACCTATATGCTGCACTTTCATGACAGACACATTAACTTGGCAAGGGccatagaaaaaaaattgcaacaagttCTCCATCTATTGCCTACTTGAGAAAGCAGCAGTTGTGCTTTCCGTCTTATCAGACATAAGTGTCACTGCTGAcctctttttaaaaaataaaataaaaaatagaacatgttttaattttttcctatggataaaaaaattataggaaattccgatcatctgtgtggaactccatcggagaaaaatccacgcatgctcagaatcaagttgacacatgctcggaagcattgaacttagtctgatagtgtg is from Rana temporaria chromosome 9, aRanTem1.1, whole genome shotgun sequence and encodes:
- the LOC120913938 gene encoding ficolin-1-like isoform X1, whose amino-acid sequence is MLIPLLALVDFVTLCVSTDTCPEVKVIGVGDSDKLTIIRGCPGIPGTPGQKGEMGVPGQIGSQGATGKAGPQGLKGVAGDKGGKGDKGEKGEKGDSGRTDNIIARDCKELLYQGQVLSDWYTIYPDGNTGLKVLCDMHTDGGGWLVFQKRKDGSVDFDRKWNSYKAGFGSRLSEFWLGNDNLNALTSTGTWELRLDFQDFDSKWYFAKYASFSILGESEKFRLSLGSFTEGDAGDSFTYHNSQNFSTIDQDNDQNAGNCAQICKGGWWFNSCYNANLNGLYLLGEFQSSHGIVWKTGKGFKYSYKYMEMKIRPHAA
- the LOC120913938 gene encoding ficolin-2-like isoform X2, with the translated sequence MLIPLLALVDFVTLCVSTDTCPEVKVIGVGDSDKLTIIRGCPGIPGTPGQKGEMGVPGQIGVAGDKGGKGDKGEKGEKGDSGRTDNIIARDCKELLYQGQVLSDWYTIYPDGNTGLKVLCDMHTDGGGWLVFQKRKDGSVDFDRKWNSYKAGFGSRLSEFWLGNDNLNALTSTGTWELRLDFQDFDSKWYFAKYASFSILGESEKFRLSLGSFTEGDAGDSFTYHNSQNFSTIDQDNDQNAGNCAQICKGGWWFNSCYNANLNGLYLLGEFQSSHGIVWKTGKGFKYSYKYMEMKIRPHAA